GGGGCCTTCTGTACTtgcttggactcctggccacaggATTCAAACTCTCATAAGTAACTGGGCCATTTAGGAGTCCCATAATATCAGACTTCTACTCTAAGTCTCTTCTTTATTGAGACTCAGTTGACCTATATGACACAAATGGTTTCTGATCTGTATCAGAAAGAAAAGTTAAGGCTTCAGCTAGTTCAGACCACATCATCGACATCTGGTTGTAGTATGAGAAGAATATGAgtacttgggctggagttcttaGGGCTTCTGCTTTACACTGCTTTATACATGGAGGAGATGGGGAGGTCAAAACTTTGTGGGGTAACTCGTCCCTCCTAAATAACTTTAGAAAGATACCTTTACATAAGAAGCAGGAGGAGTTTCAAGCACGGTTTTCCTCTCAAACATCAGTTATTTCATAACATGCATCatagcagtagtattataaTAGTATCATAATATCATAATTTCTCCCCAGCCACCTGGTATGGCCCTGATGTAGAGAACTTTCCACGGCTTCATGTGTCCAGTTTGTGCTACAGGCACCCACATATTTGAAGGGAGAAGGCAGATAGAGATACAAATCACACTCTTCAATACCAGATGGGCAGTTAAGAATAGAGAAGACAAAGCTTTAGTGCTTTAGCAGTGAGAACAGGGAAAGCTTGGTCTGAGTTTGGTAAATATGAGCACTATCCTTGCTCAGCAACTTCTGGGCAGTTCATCCATGCTCCAGGGTCCATGTCTGTTTTACTAGAATAAAGGAAATGATGCCTCTTTTATTGTCCAAagagtctctctgtctctctgtctctctctttgtctttctctgtctgtctgtctgtctttgcaCTTCACCACAATTCCAAGTTTTTGATGTTGGCGAATCCAGGATTCTCTCTGAGATTCCAGTAAGTTCCATTTGTCACCCATACGTCTCTACCAGCAGCATCAATAGATTTTCTGCATcggacaaaagagagagaacactCTTTGGCATTTCAGTTTTGACTTTTTATCAAAAAATTAAGTAACGCAAGCAGTTGCCTAACCTGAAGAAGCGGGGGATATGCTCCTCCCCTCTCTTGGAAAGAATTTTCCgcctctctctttgtttttcttccacTTCATCTTTCTTCTTGTCTGCTTCTTCCACTCTGCCTTCCTCCAGCATCCTAACCACAAAGATAAAGCATGGAGTTCAAATGTGAGCAGAATAAACAGCAGTGCCCTCCACAACTAAGAGTGCCTACGTGCTAAAAGAAGTCTGTCAAGGTAGATAGAAAAGTTTTAACATCATACTTTGGCCTTTAGAGTGACCATAGTTTGACAGCCTCACCTCTGATCTGGACGCAAGCGTGAGTCTGTGGGGGGCAGCAGAGGTTTGAGGTCAGGGGTCAGCTCATTCATTTCCATAGCAAAGTTGGAAAAGCCATAGTAGAGGATATAGTCCTTCGGCTGAGGGTCTGCAAGACAGCAGGCACAGTAATAAATCATTATGACCAATGTACCCATAAAATTCAAAAATTCTTTTAGCAGCCAAAAGGAAAATTATTCAATTGGGATATTTTTCTCCACGGTGTCTAGGCAGATATAGacaagtgagctctcccattggttaatACAGGAGCTGAACAGTAGTGCTAAAGTGAAAGACACCAACATAATTAGTAaatgacagtggaatcaaccaatcatatGTCATTTCCCATGTGTGTGccaatttaacaaaaaaactgCCCCAGAGCTCATGCCTGTTCTGATTATGAAATTACTCTATTACAATCACACAACCATTCTGTACTTACTTGGCTTCCAGATACACTGTGGGTTGGGCAGCGTATCACAGAAGATCCCTTCATGCCAAAATCCTCCAAATCGATGCACAACATTACCGCCCTGGTCAAGTACTTGACCTCGAAcctcatttttatttgcatctGAGCCCCAGTAGCGggactgaagagagagagagagagacagagagagagtgatgtgATAATTGAGTACATGGTGGATTTTCTTTCTAAAATATGAATCAACCCACAAAGTAAACAATTTATAtgcaaaatatatgcaaattacaCTTACCTACCAAATTATCAAAACTCAAATTCTCAAAGCTACTTGAGaacaaaatatcatatttaaaaatagctcTCACCTTGACAAATGTGATCTTACAGGTGCAGACTGAGCTGTTGAGGTTGTGGATGGTGACCTCTCCATAATGCTCTAGATAGCGCTGCTGACTGAGAACATTGTGAATGCACGTCACCACTTTATTCCACTCGTAGTGATCGCCATACCTAAGAGTACATCAAGAATTAGAGTCTTTCCTCCAGGAGTCTAAGAAAAATGATGCTTTTAGTCCATGTTTAAGGGAGGTGGATCCTCTTACCTTGAAAGAGTAACATTGATCATTCCAGCTGGCATTATCTCCAAAGACTTTCCCCAGAATTTATTCTTCCACCTCTGGTCTGTGTACAGTATAAAGATCAATTCaccacaaagaaaaaagaaaaaaaagataatagacaaaaaaaagaaaggaaggttTGCACTAGAACACTGGAACTGGTTCTCTGAGATGTGGGGAAAGGTTtcatggactgatgagtctaaaaGTGAGACCTTTAGAAGTAGCACAAGGAGGTATATAAGCTACTGAAGCAAAGTAAGACTCTTTATCCCATGTCTACATCTTTGGGGATGTATAATAACATCCATAGTTGGTGACTTGAACTGATCACTTGTTCAAGAATGAAAGAATggtctctgactcttactcaGTAGTCTATATTTTATTGTGTAAACCATGCAGGTCAGTTACATAACCTACCTTGCCAGAAACAGAAGTTACCAGAGGTAGCATGGCAAGCAGATATGGGTGGGTGGTGGCAAACCTGTGAAgagaatttaaatgaataagAAACAGCTCAGTAACAGATTTATGCCCCAGGAACAGTTAAAATGATCACCTACTTGTTCACTGATGTAGCGGAAGCCTCTGTCCTCCCTTACACACTCAAACGTCTCCCCCAAAACTGGGTTAAAGGGCTTATAACGGTTACGGTATTGAGCTGTGGCATAGCCAGAAATAGCAAAGGCAGCAATGTAAACCTATACAGAGACagaacattttgtttaaaaactacCATGAACACATAGGACCAGGATTTGATCATGTATGTCAAACCATATGGCATGAACTTCCCTAAAACAATAAGTCATATAACTGAGTTTTAAGTAAATATTACCATTCTCTGGTAGGGATCATCTGTCCGATTTGCTATGTCCAGTAGTTCTGAGTACTCCAGCTCCTCACAAAGCCTCTGGAGCAGATTGACAGGCTCATTCAGGGCTGCAGGCATGGACACGCGTGACAGGTCCTTGCCAATGTTGTTATAAAGGATGGCCATGAGACCTACATGGCTGTTATCGGGACAGACTGCAGCCAGGGTTGTGCGGCGGCCTGTGTTCTGCAGGACTCGTTTGGACTTTGAAGGCGCCTTGGAAAGGCTGGCCCGGTACTTCCGTGTTGATGTTGCTGCAGGTTACATAAATTACAACATAACAATACATGCCTGACCAAGACACAAAATGAAAGCATTATCATTAATTAGTCATCACATTAAGTCTAATTACTAACCATGACCCTCATCAGGCTCTGAGTTACTAGAGGCATCACTCAGACCTGACTCATCTGATGCCTCAGTGGAGCTTGCACAGATGTCATCACATGCATCAAAATACTCTGCCATTGAGTCTGCTACTGAGGGTGGTCGGTCAGAGGAACGCCGtccagattcagactgaggaacagggacaAAAATACACATGGTCAGTGAGAGTGTCACtcaaatactttgaaaaaggcTAGTGAAGAGTTAGTGTTGAATGTGGAAGTTCATTTTAACTGCCCAAGCAGATGAAAGCCAGCCACCTGTAAAGAGCTGTAAGATGTTACAGGAACAAGAGGGgaagcacaaacaaaaacttACAATTAGCTTCATTATAAACAcacctttctctgtctcacagTGTGGTAGGATTCCTCAGAGGCGCCAGAGCACTCTGACCTCGTGTGGATTTGTGTTTGACGGGACTGCACATCCAACtgaacatatacacatatagtCCACACGGTAAGGAATGACAAAAAGTGTACTCCTTGCATAAACAGCATGTTGCCCGATTTACATTATCCCATTTTCCCATTATATGCATGTATAGAAATTTTTAGAGCACTAACGTCAAGAACTTATTTTTATGTAACGGGACAAAAccctgcatctccaaaatgataactttacatgctaaagacgtcattaaacAACACTCAAATGGAAAAGCTACAGGGGGTGATAATatcatcacatttttcatttccattttgcaATTTGCACACAAGCATTTACACAAAATAGAAGAACAATACTCTAATACGTCAAATAATTATGGAACAATACTTATGATCagatcaaacaaaaacagaactctTTGGCAATAATTTAGCTCATCacaattggaaaaaaaagaattgtgtgtatgatcccaagaacaccatccaCACAGTGAAGTATGGAGGTGGGGGCATCATTATATGGGGCTGCAAAAAGTATTGGATTATTACACAtcattaaaggaaaaataatggGAATGATGTACCACTGATGACATTTTAGTCTCATTAGTCAAGAAATCTGGGGCAAATTTGTCAAAAGATGAGGTTTCAACAAGACATTGACCTTAAACATGCAACCAAACTTATTATAAGTCAAAACAAATTTAACTGAATATTTGCACTGGACGTATATTAAATAACTAAAACAAAACTGTCTGAAAATGTTATTCCTAAAGGAGGTGATGAGGCATGGCGAATTTAAAATGGAATGAAGTATCCTCCTCGGACACTTGCAAATATGGAGTCATTATAGAAAAGCAGTATCTTTCTTTTCTGGAATCAGAATGCTGAGAAAGTGTTTCCTCTACTATTCTTTGAAAAACATAGTAGTATAGGTAATTACCTTTACTTCATTCACTGTAAACAATATATTCCTCAACTTGTCTTTGGAAAGCTTTGGACTATGGATATCTTCTGGCAGTCTCACCTCAGTTAGGGTGGAACACAGGCTGTCGATCTGAGTGGAAGTTTTCTGGCGAAGCTCTCCACTGGTCCATGATTCTTGAAGCCGTTGGCGCTCCTGAGACAGAGCTTCATGCACTGACCTCAGAGAAGCGTGCACTGTGAGGAAGAGGACAAACTAATTATTACCCCTTTAGTTTAGGGATTACCTGCAGTCTTTTTATGGGCTAAATGTATTGCATTAGTCAGGGCGTGTGATAGCTTTATAGAAACTTTTGCAGGAGACATGATAAAGATCAATCTGTAATTAAATACAGTACTGTCTCACTTTTCAACAGTGGGATACAACAGACCTAACCATTGATAAGGTCCTGCTGAGtgacattttgccattttttgccatttctggTCCTTTGTATGTTCGTTGATGTACTATTGTTCCTCACCTCTTTGGGACACAGCACAGATGTCCTGGTGGAGCTTCCTGCTCTCAGAAGAGCTGTAGGCTGGGGGAGCAAGCTGGGAATAGACATAATCAGGGATGGAGGGCACAGAGGTGCCCAGGTGGGATGAAACACTCAAGTGGCTGGATGATAACTGGAGGGGAAAAGACAACATGGAAAATATTGGTAAAGCATAAAGCATAGATCTGGGGCAAGGTTGTATTTTAGGCTGAATTACTTTTACcaatatttctttctttaactTCCCAAAAAACATCATATAGAGCAATTCCAAGTGGGGTACATGGAGAAAGCCATGCAGCAACCAGATGCTAAACTAGATCTCTAAAAGCATGTGCCTACTAATTGAGAAAAGGGGCCATAAACCAGTGGAGCTGATTTTGTGATTAGGGAATTTCATTCATCCAGAAAATTAGATTGTAAGGGACAAGTTGATACCTAAttcatttctgtaaaaatgacaaacatttgTCTAGGTTGAGCTGTTGGAATCAAAGTGGTGTCATGTATTGACTCACCGATTTAGTAATCCTACGCAGTGGCTTAATGTAAAAAAGGAATTCACTACATTACTGAGAGTTCTACTTCTCTACACTCAActgaaacagcacaaaaatgGTTTCTACAGCAATTAACACAAAGTGGCAGACAAAGATACCTGAAACCAAATGTCATGAAGGGAGATGACAGCATAAACCCAATGGTATTGGTGTCCCATTGGGCAAATGTTAATATTAATTCAGAAACAAAAGACAATCGTAGAGCTGGCTCACCATTCCTAGAGCCTCAACCCGAGAAAGTGTACGAGAGTGGCCCCAAATTTTGCCACATTTCTTCTTAGGCTTTTC
This portion of the Pygocentrus nattereri isolate fPygNat1 chromosome 13, fPygNat1.pri, whole genome shotgun sequence genome encodes:
- the osbpl7 gene encoding oxysterol-binding protein-related protein 7 isoform X1, whose protein sequence is MEPYGPMLDHSQSQMSGLDRSPAGWHKPTHSRSSSTASSRHSRQNIKDWEIMDDLQADMGPSGETMQDMSPPGICEGYLMKRRKWPLKGWHKRFFVLDKGILRYSRNQYDNSKGKLSGSMDVSLAVMSVNRKARRIDLDTGDNLYHIKTKSHDLFYIWVTKLSAHRIFKKNEAAHVHNGFLHALSHGSSVVQRNGAMQDVYQSISGSCLADIAAQSTDPPSANPGVNGKVSAWLQHAQDPDSCTQELNRCQIDLNDLNRLVQKLHCLESGQAFSNGELQRIISMQNLSLEKPKKKCGKIWGHSRTLSRVEALGMPLRRITKSLSSSHLSVSSHLGTSVPSIPDYVYSQLAPPAYSSSESRKLHQDICAVSQRVHASLRSVHEALSQERQRLQESWTSGELRQKTSTQIDSLCSTLTESESGRRSSDRPPSVADSMAEYFDACDDICASSTEASDESGLSDASSNSEPDEGHATSTRKYRASLSKAPSKSKRVLQNTGRRTTLAAVCPDNSHVGLMAILYNNIGKDLSRVSMPAALNEPVNLLQRLCEELEYSELLDIANRTDDPYQRMVYIAAFAISGYATAQYRNRYKPFNPVLGETFECVREDRGFRYISEQVCHHPPISACHATSGNFCFWQDQRWKNKFWGKSLEIMPAGMINVTLSRYGDHYEWNKVVTCIHNVLSQQRYLEHYGEVTIHNLNSSVCTCKITFVKSRYWGSDANKNEVRGQVLDQGGNVVHRFGGFWHEGIFCDTLPNPQCIWKPNPQPKDYILYYGFSNFAMEMNELTPDLKPLLPPTDSRLRPDQRMLEEGRVEEADKKKDEVEEKQRERRKILSKRGEEHIPRFFRKSIDAAGRDVWVTNGTYWNLRENPGFANIKNLELW
- the osbpl7 gene encoding oxysterol-binding protein-related protein 7 isoform X2: MEPYGPMLDHSQSQMSGLDRSPAGWHKPTHSRSSSTASSRHSRQNIKDWEIMDDLQADMGPSGETMQDMSPPGICEGYLMKRRKWPLKGWHKRFFVLDKGILRYSRNQYDNSKGKLSGSMDVSLAVMSVNRKARRIDLDTGDNLYHIKTKSHDLFYIWVTKLSAHRIFKKNEAAHVHNGFLHALSHGSSVVQRNGAMQDVYQSISGSCLADIAAQSTDPPSANPGVNGKVSAWLQHAQDPDSCTQELNRCQIDLNDLNRLVQKLHCLESGQAFSNGELQRIISMQNLSLEKPKKKCGKIWGHSRTLSRVEALGMLSSSHLSVSSHLGTSVPSIPDYVYSQLAPPAYSSSESRKLHQDICAVSQRVHASLRSVHEALSQERQRLQESWTSGELRQKTSTQIDSLCSTLTESESGRRSSDRPPSVADSMAEYFDACDDICASSTEASDESGLSDASSNSEPDEGHATSTRKYRASLSKAPSKSKRVLQNTGRRTTLAAVCPDNSHVGLMAILYNNIGKDLSRVSMPAALNEPVNLLQRLCEELEYSELLDIANRTDDPYQRMVYIAAFAISGYATAQYRNRYKPFNPVLGETFECVREDRGFRYISEQVCHHPPISACHATSGNFCFWQDQRWKNKFWGKSLEIMPAGMINVTLSRYGDHYEWNKVVTCIHNVLSQQRYLEHYGEVTIHNLNSSVCTCKITFVKSRYWGSDANKNEVRGQVLDQGGNVVHRFGGFWHEGIFCDTLPNPQCIWKPNPQPKDYILYYGFSNFAMEMNELTPDLKPLLPPTDSRLRPDQRMLEEGRVEEADKKKDEVEEKQRERRKILSKRGEEHIPRFFRKSIDAAGRDVWVTNGTYWNLRENPGFANIKNLELW